Genomic window (Elstera cyanobacteriorum):
CCCTTTATCGTGCAGCTTTTCTTCATCTTCTTCGGGTTGCCGTCCCTGGGCGTGCGCCTGTCGCCGGAGGTAGCGTCCGTCATCGCGATGGTGCTGAACCTCGGCGCCTATTCGACCGAAATCATCCGCGCGGGCCTGATGGCAACGCCAAAGGGCCAGACGGAGGCGGGGGTAAGCCTCGCGCTTAGCCCCGTACAGGTGTTCTTCTATATCGTGCTGCCGCCGTCCTTGAAGCGCGTTTGGCCCGCCTTCGTCTCGCAATGCGTTATCGTCATGCTCGGGTCTGCCGTCTGCGGTCAGATCGCGACGGAGGAATTGAGCTACGCTGCCAACGTCATCCAGGCGAAAAATTTCCATACCTTCGAAGCCTATATCGTCGCGACGATCCTCTATCTGCTGCTGGCCGTGGCGCTCCGCCGTCTGCTGACCCGGGCCGGGCCGCGCTTTATTTTTGGGAGATAGGCAATGGTCGATTTCTCCCTCTGGGACATTATCCGCAATCTGTTGCTGGCGGCGCGCTGGACGGTGGTGCTGTCGCTGATTGCCTTTATCGGCGGCGGGTTGGTCGGCGGTGGGCTGCTGGTGGCGCGACTAACCGGTAAGCGCTGGATCGAGGTTTCCGTCGCGCGCTATGTGCAGGTGTTCCAGGGCACGCCGCTATTGATGCAGATTTTCCTCGCCTATTTCGGCATTGGCATGTTTGGCATCAAAGTATCGCCCTGGGTTTCGGTTTCGGCGGCGCTCACCCTCTATACCAGCGCCTTTCTGACCGAAATTTGGCGCGGTTGCGTGGCATCCGTGCCGAAAGGCCAGTGGGAGGCTTCGCAAAGCCTGGCGCTCAGCTTTGGTGAACAATTGCGCTATGTGATCCTGCCCCAGGCGCTGCGGGTGGCGGTACCGCCGACGGTTGGGTTTCTGGTGCAGGTGATCAAAGGGACGGCGCTCGCCTCCGTCGTCGGCTTTGTCGAACTGACGCGGGCGGGGAACATGATCTCCAACGTCACCTATGCCCCCTTCACCGTCTTTGCCTGCGTCGGTCTGCTCTATTTCGCCCTGTGCTACCCGATCAGCCTTTACGCGCAATTCCTTGAAAGGAAGCTCCATGCCGTCCGCCGCTGACGCTGCCGTTTACGAACCGCCGATCGTTCAAATCACGGCGCTGCGCAAATCCTATGGCGAGGTCGAGGTGTTGAAGGGCATCGACCTTGAGGTCAAGCGCGGCGAGGTCATTGCCATCATCGGCAAGAGCGGATCGGGCAAAAGCACGCTGCTGCGCTGCATCAATGGGCTGGAAGTGTTTCAGGACGGTGCCCTAACCGTCGATGGCAAGCCGCTGGTACACGATAGTCAGGCGGCGATGCGGGCCTTGCGCCAGCGCGTCGGCATGATTTTTCAAAGCTTCAACCTGTTTCCGCACCTCACGGTGGGCCGCAATATCATGCTGGCGCCGACGCTGGTGAAAAAGCGCGATCAGGCAGAAGCGGCCGCCCAGGCGCGGGCGCTGTTGGACCGGGTGGGGTTGGCGGAAAAATTCGACGCGATGCCCGACCAGCTTTCTGGCGGGCAGCAGCAGCGCGTCGCCATTGCCCGCGCGCTGGCGATGGAGCCGGGGGTGCTGCTGTGCGATGAAATTACCTCCGCCCTCGATCCCGAATTGGTCGGCGAGGTGCTGCGCGTCGTCGAACGCTTGGCCGACGAAGGCATGACCCTGCTGATGGTGACCCACGAAATGAACTTCGCCCGCAAGGTCGCCGACCGGGTGATTTTCATGCACCAGGGTCGCGTCCATGAAATGGGGCCGCCGGAGGCCTTGTTCGGCAGCCCCGCGACGGCCGAGTTGCGGCAGTTCCTCTCGTCGTTGCTCGATTAAACCCAGGCCGTGTCGGCCTCCAACGGGTAAATCGGGCGGCGGGCACGGCTATAGGGCATTTTGGTCAGGTCGGGGGTGCAGAGCGCGCCGCTGTCGCAGACGATAACCTCCCCCGCGATGGGGTCGAAGGCGGCGCGGAAATGCTGCATGGATTTCAGCGCCACAACGCGCCGTTCGGTCGGTTCGATGCCGAAGGCTTGGAACTGCGCAAGGTCGAGCACCTGGGTGACGTTGCTGACCACCAGCACCTCGATGCCGCCGATGCGCACGGTGGCACTGGGGCCGAAGCTGCCCTTCAGGCCACCCATCATCGGGCCGTGCCCCACGTAAGTCCCATCGAAGAGACCAATCAGCGTGACCGAGAGATCGAGCGGCCCGCCGCCGAAGCGGGCATCGGTCTTACCGCCCAGCTTCAAGCGCACGGTATCGCCCGGCTGATGCTTGCTCAGCAAGTCCACGCTCTCGGGGTCGAAGATTGGGGCGAAACACGCATCCTGCACGTCTGCCGCGATTAGGGCGGCCAGCAGGGCCGTTGAGTCGCCATAGGCGCCGCCGCCAGGATTATCGGCGAAATCGGCGATGACCAGCGGGCCTTTGCTGACATTGAAGGTTTTGGCGTAACGGGCGGCGGCGTCCACGCTCAGCAGCGGCGCGCCTCGGTCGGCGCGCTTCTCCCAAATATCCGCCGCCAGCCCACGGATGAAGGCTTGGTGCTTCGGCAGATCGCCCTGGCAGGTCACCAAGACGCTCGGTCCCACGTCGGCAATATCGGCATTGGGGAAGGCGCCGTTGACGCTGACAGCGAAAACATCCGGCTCCGTCTCATAGGCACGGGCGGCGGCGATGCGCGGAACCATCGGGCCGATGTCGGTGCGCCCGCCGGTCGCTTCTTCCAGCATCGGCAGTTTCTCCCAAAGGGTGACGGGGCGGATTTCCCCGGCCATCGTCCGCCCGATGATGCGGGCGGCCTGCTCGCCGCACTCGCGCATATCGACGTGCGGATAGGTTTTGTAGGACACAATGGCGGTGGCGAGGCGGACCATCCGTTCCGTCACATTGGCGTGCGGATCGAGCGTGATGCCAATGGGCAGATCCGGGCCGACGATGGAGCGCAGCCGCTCCAGTAACTCGCCCTCGCCATCCTCCACATGGGCTACGACCATCGCGCCGTGCAGACCGAGCAGAATACCGTCGAGGCTGCCGCGCAGAATCTTCGCCGCATTAACGATGACGGCGGCGACATGCTCATACGCCTCGCGCGTGACCGGACCGGATGGGGTGGCGCCAGCGCTGATCGCGTGGTGGACGGTCCAATTTTCGGCGCGGGCAATTTTCAGAAACCCGGCGAGCGGGGTATTGGCGGTCCCACGTTCGGCAATGGCATCCGCCCCGACGAAATAATAGCGGTCGCGGAAGGCGGCCAGATCGGTCGGCCGTTGACTGAACGTATTGCTTTCGTGGGAAAATTCGGCGGTCAGGACGCGGAAACTCATGATCGGGCAGCTCCGGGGCGGTCAGGCGCTGGGGTGGTGGCAGGCGGTCGGGTGATGGTCTGCCGAGAGGGTGGGGCGGGTGGTGCGGCAGTGGTCGCTCGCGCTCGGGCAGCGGGCGGCGAAGGCGCAGCCGGGTGGGCGCTGCCACGCGCTGGGAATTTCGCCCGACAGCCGCGCTACCCGTTTGCGCTGGCCAGGATCGGGGGCGAAGCTGCTGTCCATCAGCGCCACTGTGTAGGGATGGCGCGGGCGGGCCTGGGCGGTCGGCAGGATTTCGACAATCGACCCCAGGTACATGACGATGATCCGGTCGCAGGTGTAGCGCACCAGCCCGAGATCGTGGGAAATGAACAAATAGGTTAGTCCCAGCCGGTCGCGCAGGTCTTCCAGGAGCGCGATGATCTGCGCCTGGATCGACACATCGAGCGAGGCGGTGGGTTCGTCCAGCACCAGAAAACTCGGCTCCAGTGCCAACGCGCGGGCGATGCCAACGCGCTGTTTCTGCCCGCCGGAAAGCTGGTGCGGATATTTCTCCGCCAAGGCGGGATCGAGGCCGACCATCCGCAGCAGGCTGGCGGCTTTGTCCGCTTGCTCGGCCGGCAGAAGCGGCAGGCCCTGGACCTGAAACGGCTCCAGCACCGCGCGGGTGATGGTGAAGCGCGGGTCGATGGCGGAATAAGGGTCTTGGAAGACCATCTGCA
Coding sequences:
- a CDS encoding amino acid ABC transporter permease, translating into MQVDLNFWAILSQWPFLLKGIAWTVGLTAVSLIIGFTLGILCAWARAYGPKGLRWPVGAYVEAIRNTPFIVQLFFIFFGLPSLGVRLSPEVASVIAMVLNLGAYSTEIIRAGLMATPKGQTEAGVSLALSPVQVFFYIVLPPSLKRVWPAFVSQCVIVMLGSAVCGQIATEELSYAANVIQAKNFHTFEAYIVATILYLLLAVALRRLLTRAGPRFIFGR
- a CDS encoding amino acid ABC transporter permease, producing MVDFSLWDIIRNLLLAARWTVVLSLIAFIGGGLVGGGLLVARLTGKRWIEVSVARYVQVFQGTPLLMQIFLAYFGIGMFGIKVSPWVSVSAALTLYTSAFLTEIWRGCVASVPKGQWEASQSLALSFGEQLRYVILPQALRVAVPPTVGFLVQVIKGTALASVVGFVELTRAGNMISNVTYAPFTVFACVGLLYFALCYPISLYAQFLERKLHAVRR
- a CDS encoding amino acid ABC transporter ATP-binding protein — encoded protein: MPSAADAAVYEPPIVQITALRKSYGEVEVLKGIDLEVKRGEVIAIIGKSGSGKSTLLRCINGLEVFQDGALTVDGKPLVHDSQAAMRALRQRVGMIFQSFNLFPHLTVGRNIMLAPTLVKKRDQAEAAAQARALLDRVGLAEKFDAMPDQLSGGQQQRVAIARALAMEPGVLLCDEITSALDPELVGEVLRVVERLADEGMTLLMVTHEMNFARKVADRVIFMHQGRVHEMGPPEALFGSPATAELRQFLSSLLD
- a CDS encoding M81 family metallopeptidase — translated: MSFRVLTAEFSHESNTFSQRPTDLAAFRDRYYFVGADAIAERGTANTPLAGFLKIARAENWTVHHAISAGATPSGPVTREAYEHVAAVIVNAAKILRGSLDGILLGLHGAMVVAHVEDGEGELLERLRSIVGPDLPIGITLDPHANVTERMVRLATAIVSYKTYPHVDMRECGEQAARIIGRTMAGEIRPVTLWEKLPMLEEATGGRTDIGPMVPRIAAARAYETEPDVFAVSVNGAFPNADIADVGPSVLVTCQGDLPKHQAFIRGLAADIWEKRADRGAPLLSVDAAARYAKTFNVSKGPLVIADFADNPGGGAYGDSTALLAALIAADVQDACFAPIFDPESVDLLSKHQPGDTVRLKLGGKTDARFGGGPLDLSVTLIGLFDGTYVGHGPMMGGLKGSFGPSATVRIGGIEVLVVSNVTQVLDLAQFQAFGIEPTERRVVALKSMQHFRAAFDPIAGEVIVCDSGALCTPDLTKMPYSRARRPIYPLEADTAWV
- a CDS encoding ABC transporter ATP-binding protein — translated: MSELPVLRVENLTREFTASGGLFRPKRRMRAVDAVSFDLPRGSVTGVVGESGCGKSTLARLVLRLLDATDGRVIFQGEDLGSLPPAALRRARRRMQMVFQDPYSAIDPRFTITRAVLEPFQVQGLPLLPAEQADKAASLLRMVGLDPALAEKYPHQLSGGQKQRVGIARALALEPSFLVLDEPTASLDVSIQAQIIALLEDLRDRLGLTYLFISHDLGLVRYTCDRIIVMYLGSIVEILPTAQARPRHPYTVALMDSSFAPDPGQRKRVARLSGEIPSAWQRPPGCAFAARCPSASDHCRTTRPTLSADHHPTACHHPSA